The following coding sequences are from one Syntrophorhabdales bacterium window:
- a CDS encoding M23 family metallopeptidase, with translation MIVPHSKSRLLRLKVPLTVLVAIPVLWGLGTFYVLSVGVQTAQYVDMSRKLSYFSSQFFEMRHTLTSLQTAEEEFRRLFSLKSKKRVLEAINPNETGNPDLELLRKQVAEAVASVAEIKRFMREQRDAYFATPVGWPAPGALSSGFGKRAKPQTGEPAFHSGLDIRMPSGTPVKATADGIVIVSGWVGGNGNIVVVEHGHDYSTAYAHNKHNLVKVGQRVRRGDTIALSGATGNATGPHLHYEVWKRGIPTDPISFLEEKS, from the coding sequence ATGATCGTGCCTCATTCAAAGTCCAGGTTGCTGCGTCTCAAGGTGCCGCTGACGGTGCTTGTCGCTATTCCTGTTCTGTGGGGCTTGGGCACCTTTTATGTCCTCTCCGTGGGCGTGCAGACCGCGCAGTATGTCGACATGAGCAGGAAACTATCGTACTTCTCCAGCCAGTTCTTTGAAATGCGTCACACCCTGACATCACTTCAGACTGCAGAGGAAGAGTTCAGGCGCCTCTTTTCATTGAAATCAAAGAAAAGAGTGCTCGAGGCGATCAATCCAAATGAAACCGGCAATCCGGACCTCGAACTCCTGAGAAAGCAAGTGGCAGAAGCGGTGGCCTCTGTCGCGGAGATCAAGCGATTCATGCGCGAACAAAGGGATGCCTATTTTGCCACGCCCGTCGGGTGGCCGGCGCCCGGCGCCCTGAGTTCCGGCTTTGGAAAAAGGGCCAAGCCGCAAACCGGCGAGCCGGCGTTTCATTCAGGCCTGGACATCAGGATGCCTTCGGGTACACCAGTGAAAGCCACGGCCGACGGCATCGTGATCGTCTCGGGCTGGGTGGGTGGCAATGGAAATATCGTGGTCGTGGAGCACGGTCATGATTACAGCACTGCCTACGCCCACAACAAGCATAACTTGGTAAAGGTGGGGCAGAGGGTGAGACGCGGGGATACGATAGCATTGTCAGGAGCCACCGGCAACGCCACAGGCCCTCACCTTCACTACGAAGTGTGGAAGCGGGGCATCCCCACAGATCCTATCTCATTCTTAGAGGAGAAGT